In Peromyscus leucopus breed LL Stock chromosome 11, UCI_PerLeu_2.1, whole genome shotgun sequence, a genomic segment contains:
- the LOC114704260 gene encoding 40S ribosomal protein S18-like: protein MSVFMRPWTCNSVHEADAFTVTVWRERPGVVLESLWSSVHIGKSKQQSSHRVLNTNIDGRRKIAFAITAIKGMGRRYAHVVLRKADIDLTKRAGELTEDEVEPVITIMQNPRQYKIPDWFLNRQKDVKDGKYSQVLANGLDSKLREDLERLKKIRAHSGLRHFWGLRVRGQHTKTTGRRVRTVGISKKK from the exons ATGTCTGTTTTCATGAGGCCGTGGACCTGTAACTCAGTCCATGAGGCAGATGCCTTCACAGTAACAGTCTGGAGAGAAAGGCCAGGGGTAGTCCTAGAAAGCCTTTGGTCCTCAGTACACATTGGAAAGTCAAAGCAGCAGAGTTCTCAT CGAGTACTCAACACCAACATCGATGGGCGGCGGAAAATAGCCTTTGCGATCACTGCCATTAAGGGTATGGGGCGGAGATATGCTCATGTGGTGTTGAGGAAAGCAGACATTGACCTCACCAAGAGGGCTGGAGAACTCACGGAGGACGAGGTGGAACCTGTGATCACCATCATGCAGAATCCACGACAGTACAAGATCCCAGACTGGTTCTTGAACAGACAGAAGGATGTGAAGGACGGGAAGTACAGCCAGGTTCTGGCCAATGGTCTAGACAGcaagcttcgggaggacctggagcGTCTGAAAAAGATTAgagcccacagtgggctgcgcCACTTTTGGGGCCTTCGTGTCCGAGGTCAGCACACCAAGACCACTGGCCGCCGGGTCCGTACTGTGGGTATTTCCAAGAAGAAATGA